From Prochlorococcus sp. MIT 1223, the proteins below share one genomic window:
- a CDS encoding class I SAM-dependent methyltransferase, whose amino-acid sequence MKSAEEILSKNYNSNLWNTYKGITEDAKQSEDLRDCAKEYVSKCRLRLLKYIPIKGTNILDMASGPIQYPEYLEYSVNYEKRYCIDLSSKALEDAKNKLGEHGIYLHGSFFDIPLEANYFDCAISLHTIYHIDKEKQEEAVRKLLSVTKPGNPVIIVYSNPQSLESILIYPLKILLNCLNALREIRFLKKSNKFTHQKNYFKRYPLKWWIRFDDIADVKIRPWRTFSAKIQKVFFPNNFIGKYLFQLLFKAESRFSRFFTLLGTYPIIILTKR is encoded by the coding sequence ATGAAATCAGCAGAAGAAATACTTTCTAAAAACTATAATTCAAATTTATGGAATACTTATAAAGGTATAACAGAAGATGCTAAGCAATCAGAGGATTTAAGGGATTGCGCTAAAGAGTATGTAAGCAAATGTAGATTAAGACTACTTAAGTACATTCCAATTAAAGGTACCAATATACTTGACATGGCATCAGGCCCAATTCAATACCCTGAGTATTTAGAATATTCAGTCAATTACGAAAAAAGGTATTGCATAGATTTGTCTTCAAAGGCTTTAGAAGATGCAAAAAATAAATTAGGTGAACATGGCATATATTTACATGGTAGTTTTTTCGATATACCTCTCGAAGCCAATTATTTTGATTGCGCAATAAGCTTGCATACCATCTATCATATAGATAAAGAAAAACAAGAAGAGGCTGTAAGGAAACTATTAAGTGTTACAAAGCCAGGGAATCCAGTAATTATTGTATATTCAAACCCTCAATCTCTAGAAAGTATTTTGATCTATCCTTTGAAAATATTGCTTAATTGCTTAAATGCACTAAGAGAAATTAGATTCTTGAAGAAATCCAATAAATTTACACATCAAAAAAATTACTTCAAGCGTTATCCCTTAAAATGGTGGATTCGCTTTGATGATATTGCAGATGTAAAAATAAGACCTTGGCGAACATTTAGTGCAAAAATACAAAAAGTTTTTTTCCCAAATAATTTTATTGGCAAATATCTATTCCAATTACTCTTTAAGGCTGAGAGCAGATTCAGTAGATTCTTTACACTTCTTGGTACATATCCAATAATAATACTAACGAAAAGATAA
- a CDS encoding glutamate-5-semialdehyde dehydrogenase produces the protein MKNLSTIPEPSNDLYQRVLEVRKSSKELCLASDDKRKQALFSMAEALNSRADEIVDANIIDLRKAEDEGINKSLLARLKLDHSKLLVAVEGVRKVAGLQDPIGLSQLNRELDSDLILERCTVPLGVLGVIFEARPDAVIQIASLAIRSGNGAILKGGSEATLTNTAIIKTLQEGLSKTSVKSNALCLLTSREESMAMLRLDGLIDLIIPRGSNELVRFIQDNTSIPVLGHADGICHLYIDSHCDIPQGVRIALDSKTQYSAACNSIETLLLHESIAEQFLKQAIPEFSERGVLLKGDKVSNSFGVATLAEKSDWSTEYLDLILSIKVVSGLEEALEHIDQYGSRHTDAIVTNNLQIAEKFMMSVNSAGVYHNCSTRFADGFRYGFGAEVGISTQTLPPRGPVGLEGLVTYKYFLRGNGHIAADFVSGKKSFIHKDLSL, from the coding sequence ATGAAAAATCTTTCAACTATCCCAGAACCATCCAATGATTTATATCAAAGAGTTTTAGAGGTTAGAAAGTCATCTAAAGAGTTATGTCTTGCCTCAGATGACAAACGCAAGCAAGCCCTTTTCTCTATGGCAGAGGCATTGAATAGTAGAGCTGATGAGATTGTTGATGCAAATATTATTGATTTGCGAAAAGCTGAGGATGAAGGGATTAATAAGTCATTATTAGCGAGATTGAAATTAGATCATTCAAAATTATTAGTTGCTGTTGAGGGAGTAAGGAAAGTAGCAGGCTTGCAAGACCCTATAGGATTAAGCCAATTAAACCGTGAATTAGATAGTGATTTGATTCTTGAAAGATGTACTGTCCCTCTCGGAGTCCTTGGCGTTATTTTTGAAGCAAGACCCGATGCTGTTATCCAGATAGCTTCTCTTGCTATTCGTTCTGGTAATGGAGCGATTCTTAAAGGAGGAAGTGAAGCAACCTTAACTAATACAGCAATCATTAAAACTCTTCAAGAAGGATTGTCTAAAACTAGTGTCAAGTCTAATGCGCTTTGTTTATTGACATCTAGAGAAGAAAGTATGGCAATGCTTCGATTGGATGGACTAATAGACCTGATAATCCCTAGAGGAAGCAATGAACTAGTCAGATTTATTCAAGACAATACAAGTATTCCTGTTCTTGGTCATGCTGACGGTATATGTCATCTCTACATTGATTCTCATTGTGATATCCCTCAAGGTGTTCGTATTGCTTTGGATAGCAAAACACAATACTCAGCAGCTTGTAATTCAATTGAAACTCTTCTCCTTCATGAGTCTATTGCTGAACAATTTTTGAAACAGGCAATACCAGAATTTTCTGAAAGAGGTGTACTTCTTAAAGGTGATAAGGTAAGTAATTCCTTTGGGGTAGCTACTCTCGCCGAAAAAAGTGATTGGTCAACTGAATATTTGGATTTGATTCTTTCTATTAAAGTTGTCTCAGGTTTAGAAGAAGCGTTAGAACATATAGATCAATACGGTTCTCGTCATACAGATGCAATAGTTACTAATAATCTACAGATTGCCGAGAAATTTATGATGTCTGTTAACAGTGCAGGTGTATATCACAATTGTTCAACTCGATTTGCAGATGGTTTTAGATATGGATTTGGTGCTGAAGTTGGAATTAGTACGCAAACCTTACCTCCTAGAGGGCCAGTAGGATTAGAAGGATTGGTGACTTACAAATACTTCCTAAGAGGAAACGGGCATATTGCTGCTGACTTTGTTTCAGGGAAGAAATCCTTTATTCATAAGGATTTAAGTTTATGA
- a CDS encoding M3 family metallopeptidase — MINKQERYPLLKGEGLPNYKEITPEEIKESIPFLLGQLNQKVDELEKILEEKINKNISLRWADVMVPLHLIEEKIRWSWGVVSHLNGVCNSPELREAYAEQQPEIIRFGNKVGQSRTIYKSLLSLKEKERDNLNETQLRILEAEITSMNHRGVGLNGSQKNSFNLNSERLAELSNIFSNHVLDATKAWSLVLTKEEEILGLPSRVLEILANTAKEAGDKSQDDLEPTKEKGPWRVGLDMPSYIPFITYSDNRHLRELIYKAHVSRASEGLLDNRKIIEEILTLRADQSKILGYNNWAELSLTRKMAQNTTEVENLLEELRSASLKVAKKELQELKDCALRHKSSEADKLEPWDISYWSEKLRVEKFSLNQEKLRPWFPLPKVLNGLFKLCGKLFEIQIIPSKSDEAPTWHKDVKLFDVLDKDGSTLASFYLDPYSRAATKRGGAWMDECLGKDISLEGDKVLPVAYLICNQTPPTEEAPSLMSFEEVETLFHEFGHGLQHMLTTVDYPQAAGINNVEWDAVELPSQFMENWCLDRSTLMGMAKHWKTDEPIPEEEFKKLKQSRTFNSGMATLRQVHFAITDIRLHSQWNKDLGISPDQIRREIAKSTTVIDPIKEDQFLCSFSHIFAGGYAAGYYSYKWAEVLSSDAFSAFEEVGLDDVQKVSETGRRFRDTVLSLGGSRSPSKVFEAFRGRQPSTKALIRHSGL; from the coding sequence ATGATAAATAAACAAGAAAGATATCCTTTATTAAAGGGAGAAGGGTTACCAAACTACAAAGAAATTACTCCGGAGGAAATAAAAGAAAGCATTCCTTTTCTGCTTGGTCAACTAAATCAAAAAGTTGATGAACTGGAAAAAATATTAGAAGAAAAAATCAATAAGAACATATCATTAAGATGGGCGGATGTAATGGTCCCTCTACACCTTATTGAGGAAAAAATAAGATGGAGTTGGGGAGTTGTCTCTCATTTAAATGGTGTTTGCAATTCGCCTGAACTTCGCGAGGCATATGCCGAACAACAACCTGAGATAATACGTTTTGGCAACAAAGTCGGACAAAGCAGAACAATATACAAGTCATTATTAAGCCTAAAAGAGAAGGAACGAGACAACCTAAACGAAACTCAATTAAGAATTTTAGAAGCTGAGATAACCTCAATGAACCATAGAGGAGTAGGCCTTAATGGCTCCCAAAAAAATAGTTTTAATTTGAATAGCGAAAGACTTGCAGAACTATCAAATATATTTAGCAATCACGTACTTGATGCAACAAAAGCATGGAGTTTGGTTTTAACCAAAGAAGAAGAAATACTTGGTTTACCTTCAAGAGTTCTTGAAATACTTGCTAACACGGCGAAAGAGGCAGGAGACAAAAGTCAAGATGATTTAGAGCCTACTAAAGAGAAAGGACCTTGGCGAGTTGGCTTAGACATGCCAAGCTACATTCCTTTTATTACATATTCAGATAATAGACATTTACGTGAATTGATATACAAAGCACATGTAAGCCGTGCTAGCGAAGGTCTTCTTGACAATAGAAAAATAATTGAAGAAATACTTACGTTAAGAGCTGATCAGTCAAAAATTCTTGGTTATAACAACTGGGCAGAGCTAAGTCTTACAAGGAAAATGGCTCAAAATACTACTGAGGTGGAGAACCTACTAGAAGAGCTACGTTCAGCTTCCTTAAAGGTTGCAAAAAAAGAACTTCAAGAATTAAAAGATTGTGCTCTTAGGCATAAATCTTCTGAAGCAGATAAACTTGAACCCTGGGACATCAGTTATTGGTCAGAGAAATTAAGAGTTGAAAAATTTAGTCTTAATCAAGAAAAACTTCGACCTTGGTTTCCATTGCCAAAAGTATTAAATGGATTATTCAAATTATGTGGAAAACTTTTCGAAATACAAATAATCCCTTCTAAATCAGATGAAGCACCAACATGGCATAAAGACGTCAAACTATTTGACGTATTAGACAAAGACGGCTCTACTTTAGCTTCGTTCTATCTGGATCCATACAGTAGAGCTGCTACAAAGAGAGGGGGGGCATGGATGGATGAATGCCTAGGGAAAGATATCTCTCTTGAAGGAGACAAGGTTTTACCAGTCGCTTATTTAATTTGCAATCAAACTCCTCCTACAGAAGAGGCTCCTAGTTTAATGAGCTTTGAAGAAGTGGAAACACTTTTCCACGAATTTGGACATGGTCTCCAGCACATGTTAACAACAGTTGACTACCCACAAGCAGCTGGAATAAATAATGTCGAATGGGATGCGGTTGAATTGCCAAGTCAATTCATGGAGAACTGGTGCCTTGACCGTTCAACACTTATGGGAATGGCAAAGCATTGGAAAACTGACGAGCCAATACCAGAAGAAGAGTTTAAAAAGCTAAAGCAAAGTCGTACATTCAATTCTGGAATGGCTACATTAAGACAAGTACATTTTGCGATAACAGATATCAGACTGCATAGTCAATGGAATAAAGACTTAGGCATTAGTCCTGACCAAATCAGGAGAGAAATCGCAAAATCAACAACTGTAATAGATCCAATAAAGGAAGATCAATTCCTATGTTCTTTTAGTCATATATTTGCTGGTGGTTATGCCGCTGGTTACTATTCATACAAGTGGGCTGAGGTTCTCAGTTCAGATGCATTCTCTGCATTTGAAGAAGTTGGACTTGATGATGTACAAAAAGTCAGCGAGACTGGTAGACGTTTTCGTGACACAGTCTTGAGTCTGGGTGGGAGCAGGTCTCCATCAAAAGTTTTTGAAGCCTTTAGAGGTAGACAGCCATCAACAAAAGCACTCATAAGACATTCAGGGCTATAA
- a CDS encoding esterase/lipase family protein — MLRRTKIIIMVHGLWDKPNVFNRLVLRLESIGLRVLAPHLPHGLGNVSIKTLAEKLDNYICETLNEDESFDIVGFSMGGLVVRYWLQRMEGTKRTRRFFSIGTPHQGTFTAQVVPSWLLIGIAEMKRGSIFLKDLNRDVRMLYVVNPVSFFCFWDLMVFPGWEARLLIGKAYKIPVLTHKDLISNSSAIDIITQKILRNL, encoded by the coding sequence ATGTTAAGACGAACTAAAATTATTATTATGGTTCATGGGCTATGGGATAAACCTAATGTTTTTAATAGGCTTGTACTTCGACTTGAAAGTATTGGATTACGAGTCCTTGCTCCACACTTACCTCATGGACTAGGAAATGTTTCTATAAAAACTTTGGCAGAAAAGCTAGATAATTATATTTGTGAGACTTTAAATGAAGATGAATCTTTTGATATAGTTGGATTCTCAATGGGGGGATTAGTCGTTCGATATTGGCTTCAAAGAATGGAGGGAACAAAAAGGACTAGAAGGTTTTTTAGTATTGGGACTCCTCATCAAGGTACGTTCACGGCTCAGGTGGTACCTTCTTGGCTGCTTATAGGGATCGCTGAGATGAAGAGAGGAAGCATTTTCTTGAAAGATCTAAATAGAGATGTGCGAATGCTATATGTTGTTAATCCAGTAAGCTTTTTTTGTTTCTGGGACTTAATGGTTTTCCCTGGCTGGGAGGCAAGACTATTGATTGGAAAAGCTTATAAAATACCAGTCTTAACTCATAAAGATTTAATATCTAATTCTTCTGCAATAGATATTATTACTCAAAAGATCTTACGAAATCTCTAA
- the thrB gene encoding homoserine kinase, whose translation MRPPLIGEKVIVEVPSTTANIGPGFDCLGAALSLKNEFTIKRIEGTAERFELIMESTEGNHLRGGPENLFYRAAQRVWKAAEIEPVALEARVKLAVPPARGLGSSATAIVAGLVGANALMGEPLPKEKLLELAIDIEGHPDNVVPSLLGGLCLTAKAASERWRVIRCDWDSSIKAVVAIPSLRLSTSEARRVMPKNIPINDAVMNLGAISLLLQGLRTGNNELISDGMHDRLHEPYRWGLIKGGLEVRTAAIKAGALGCAISGAGPSILALCEESQSRMVSQSMVRAWELAGVASRAPVLELQRRGSECVKKVNE comes from the coding sequence ATGCGGCCACCGCTGATAGGAGAAAAAGTAATCGTGGAAGTTCCTTCCACAACGGCAAACATAGGCCCAGGCTTTGATTGCCTAGGTGCTGCATTGAGCTTAAAGAATGAATTTACTATCAAAAGGATTGAGGGAACAGCTGAAAGATTTGAATTAATAATGGAAAGTACAGAAGGCAATCATTTGCGTGGAGGGCCAGAAAATCTTTTCTATAGAGCAGCGCAAAGAGTTTGGAAAGCTGCTGAAATAGAACCCGTTGCCCTTGAAGCCAGGGTCAAGCTTGCAGTCCCTCCAGCGAGAGGGCTTGGAAGTAGTGCTACTGCAATTGTTGCGGGACTAGTAGGAGCAAATGCACTAATGGGAGAACCTCTCCCAAAAGAAAAGCTTCTAGAACTTGCTATTGACATCGAAGGGCATCCAGATAATGTTGTGCCTTCATTGCTTGGAGGACTTTGTCTTACAGCAAAAGCAGCATCGGAAAGATGGAGAGTAATCAGATGCGACTGGGATAGCTCAATTAAAGCAGTTGTAGCAATTCCATCATTAAGGCTTAGTACAAGCGAGGCTCGACGAGTGATGCCCAAGAATATTCCAATAAATGATGCCGTCATGAATCTTGGAGCCATCTCACTTCTTCTTCAAGGTCTTAGAACAGGAAATAACGAACTAATATCAGACGGCATGCACGACCGCTTGCATGAGCCATATAGATGGGGGCTTATAAAAGGAGGACTTGAAGTTAGGACTGCTGCAATAAAAGCTGGGGCGCTAGGGTGCGCAATAAGCGGAGCAGGTCCTAGTATTTTGGCTTTATGCGAAGAGTCTCAAAGCAGGATGGTTAGTCAATCCATGGTAAGAGCCTGGGAGCTTGCCGGAGTCGCAAGCAGAGCTCCCGTCCTAGAGCTTCAAAGAAGGGGAAGCGAATGCGTCAAAAAAGTTAATGAGTAG
- a CDS encoding dihydroneopterin aldolase: MRNKLPSGVIKIRGVNLWAHVGVLESERLLGQDFLLDISLWIDVSNAATYDDVKLSADYSVAIKGLQKLSFTIKCLTIEMFGDKILDYLEGLYGPIPIKILLKKCRPPIKGFQGSVEIEMSRNYEI, encoded by the coding sequence ATGAGAAATAAGCTACCTTCAGGAGTTATAAAAATAAGAGGTGTCAATCTTTGGGCTCATGTTGGTGTTCTTGAAAGTGAAAGGCTGTTAGGACAAGATTTCCTTCTTGACATTAGTTTGTGGATTGATGTCTCTAATGCCGCAACTTATGACGATGTGAAATTATCGGCTGACTACAGTGTCGCCATAAAAGGCTTGCAGAAGCTCAGTTTTACAATTAAATGTTTGACCATTGAGATGTTTGGCGACAAAATCCTTGACTATCTTGAGGGCTTGTATGGACCAATCCCCATTAAAATTCTTTTAAAAAAATGTAGACCACCTATTAAGGGATTTCAAGGAAGTGTTGAGATAGAAATGAGTCGTAATTATGAGATTTAA
- a CDS encoding glucokinase, translated as MNFLACDIGGTKTLLAIYYWKDGIKERYKKQYSSRDWDSFYLILSDFLEKMPNQIEKPRVGCIGIAGRVSNNSCHLTNLSWEISSKKVCERTSLDQVELINDFSVILYGLNHLNDHQYVVIQEGYDIKPLLRKGMVAVLGAGTGLGMARGIVSDNGITPLASEGGHSEFAPRSDEEWALRKWIKRELSIERVSVERIVSGTGLGHIACWKLMQSEAKSHPLRSLAENSRAKKKTIQADLPSIASQYAMHGDKLMVEALEMWLSAYGSAAGDFALKELCYSGLWIGGGTASKHLKGITSITFKEAFRNKGRFKDLMRRIPVIALIDPEVGLFSAACRAHILSSKMGDLAQ; from the coding sequence ATGAATTTTCTTGCTTGTGATATCGGAGGCACAAAGACTCTTTTAGCCATTTATTACTGGAAAGATGGCATAAAAGAAAGGTACAAAAAGCAATATTCATCTAGAGATTGGGACTCATTCTATTTAATACTTTCTGATTTCCTAGAAAAAATGCCTAATCAAATAGAAAAGCCTAGAGTCGGATGCATAGGCATAGCTGGAAGAGTTTCAAATAACTCTTGCCATTTGACTAATTTAAGCTGGGAAATAAGTTCTAAAAAAGTATGCGAGCGAACAAGTCTTGATCAAGTTGAATTAATAAATGATTTCTCAGTTATCCTTTATGGACTTAATCATTTAAATGATCATCAATATGTAGTAATTCAAGAAGGATATGACATTAAACCCCTTTTAAGAAAAGGAATGGTTGCTGTTTTGGGGGCTGGTACTGGCCTAGGAATGGCTAGAGGAATAGTCTCGGATAATGGAATCACACCATTAGCTAGCGAAGGAGGTCATAGTGAATTCGCTCCCAGATCAGACGAAGAATGGGCCCTTAGAAAATGGATAAAACGAGAGTTAAGTATTGAGAGAGTCTCTGTAGAAAGAATTGTTAGTGGAACAGGTTTAGGTCATATAGCATGTTGGAAATTAATGCAATCAGAAGCAAAATCGCATCCCCTTAGAAGTTTGGCGGAAAATTCAAGAGCCAAGAAAAAAACAATTCAGGCTGATCTACCCTCAATTGCAAGTCAATATGCAATGCACGGAGACAAGTTAATGGTGGAGGCTTTGGAGATGTGGCTTAGCGCATACGGCTCAGCAGCTGGAGATTTTGCTTTAAAGGAACTTTGCTATTCAGGCCTATGGATTGGAGGAGGGACAGCTAGCAAGCATTTGAAAGGAATAACATCTATTACTTTTAAAGAAGCATTTAGAAACAAAGGCCGTTTTAAAGATTTAATGAGAAGAATCCCTGTCATAGCCTTGATAGATCCTGAAGTTGGCTTGTTTAGTGCAGCATGCAGAGCTCATATCCTTTCCAGCAAGATGGGAGACTTAGCTCAATAG
- the thrS gene encoding threonine--tRNA ligase, translated as MPKITLPDGTIKSFEKPVTTMEVAEEIGPGLAKAALAGEVNGELLDTCIPIKSDSILRIITSKDKEGLEIIRHSFAHLIGHAVKQLYPDAKMAIGPVIEDGFYYDISYKDTFTPEDLEKIEARMKELVDQNYNIFVEIVSKEEAKNTFISRDEDYKLEIVNEIPLNETIKLYKHQEYTDMCRGPHVPNTSHLRAFKLLKVAGAYWRGNSDNEMLQRIYGTAWRSSKELNLYIKNIEEAEKRDHRKLAKKLSLFHTQEEAPGMIFWHPNGWAIYQVLEKYVREVLVKNDYKEIRTPQAVDRSLWEKSGHWEKFKEDMFTTTSENREYAIKPMNCPCHVQVFNQGLKSYRDLPIRLAEFGSCHRNEPSGSLHGLMRVRNFTQDDAHIFCSEEQVQTEVTEFIDLVFEVYKSFGFDSILIKLSTRPEKRVGTDEVWDKSEKALSDALDSKGLEWSLLPGEGAFYGPKIEFSLKDCLNRVWQCGTIQVDFSMPERLGASYINELGDKEVPVMLHRAILGSFERFIGILIEHYAGLFPVWLAPVQVIVMGITDRNNNACVATTKSLSQHGFRVESDLRNEKIGLKIRESTIRKIPYLLIIGDKEEKSNQVSLRTREGKDCGSFDLEEVISIIDQAISLKGLKIKN; from the coding sequence ATGCCTAAGATAACTCTTCCTGACGGTACTATAAAATCATTTGAGAAACCAGTCACAACAATGGAAGTTGCTGAAGAGATTGGTCCTGGACTAGCTAAAGCCGCTTTAGCGGGGGAAGTAAATGGAGAACTTTTAGATACATGTATTCCTATCAAATCAGATTCAATTTTAAGAATAATTACATCAAAAGATAAAGAAGGTCTCGAGATAATTCGCCACTCATTTGCACATCTTATTGGGCACGCGGTGAAACAACTTTATCCAGACGCAAAGATGGCGATAGGTCCTGTAATAGAAGATGGTTTTTATTATGATATTTCTTACAAAGATACATTTACTCCTGAAGACCTTGAGAAGATAGAAGCCAGAATGAAGGAACTTGTTGATCAAAATTATAATATTTTTGTTGAAATAGTTTCCAAAGAGGAAGCTAAAAATACATTTATTAGTAGAGATGAAGATTACAAACTTGAGATAGTTAATGAAATCCCATTAAATGAAACAATAAAGCTATATAAGCATCAAGAATATACTGATATGTGTAGAGGTCCTCATGTACCTAACACCTCTCATTTAAGAGCATTTAAATTATTAAAAGTTGCAGGAGCATATTGGCGTGGAAATTCGGATAATGAAATGCTACAAAGAATTTATGGAACTGCCTGGAGAAGTTCAAAAGAGCTAAATCTTTATATAAAAAATATAGAGGAAGCAGAGAAAAGAGATCATAGAAAACTAGCTAAAAAGCTATCATTATTTCATACTCAGGAAGAAGCTCCTGGTATGATTTTTTGGCATCCAAATGGCTGGGCAATATATCAAGTACTTGAAAAATATGTTAGGGAAGTATTAGTTAAAAATGACTATAAAGAGATAAGGACTCCGCAAGCTGTTGATAGATCGCTCTGGGAAAAATCTGGACATTGGGAAAAATTTAAAGAGGACATGTTTACTACAACTTCAGAAAACAGAGAATATGCCATAAAGCCTATGAATTGCCCATGCCATGTTCAAGTCTTTAATCAAGGGTTAAAAAGTTATAGAGACCTTCCAATAAGACTTGCAGAATTTGGCTCTTGTCACAGGAATGAACCTTCTGGATCATTGCATGGACTAATGAGAGTAAGAAACTTTACTCAAGATGATGCTCATATCTTTTGCTCAGAAGAACAAGTTCAAACAGAAGTTACAGAATTCATAGATCTTGTTTTCGAAGTTTATAAATCATTTGGGTTTGATTCTATTTTAATAAAATTATCTACAAGGCCAGAAAAGCGTGTTGGCACTGATGAAGTCTGGGACAAGTCTGAAAAGGCTCTTTCAGACGCTTTAGATTCAAAGGGGCTTGAATGGTCTTTACTGCCAGGAGAAGGTGCATTTTATGGGCCAAAGATAGAGTTCTCCTTAAAGGATTGTCTTAATAGAGTTTGGCAATGCGGCACAATACAAGTCGACTTTTCAATGCCTGAAAGACTTGGAGCTTCATACATAAATGAGCTAGGAGATAAAGAAGTTCCTGTAATGCTTCATCGAGCAATCTTAGGATCATTTGAGAGGTTTATTGGCATTTTAATTGAACATTATGCTGGTTTATTTCCTGTTTGGTTAGCACCTGTTCAAGTTATTGTTATGGGAATTACAGACAGGAATAATAATGCTTGTGTAGCAACTACAAAATCATTAAGTCAACATGGTTTCAGGGTCGAATCTGATCTTAGGAATGAAAAGATTGGGCTAAAGATAAGAGAAAGCACAATAAGAAAAATTCCATACTTATTAATTATTGGAGATAAGGAAGAAAAGAGCAATCAGGTATCTTTAAGAACAAGAGAGGGAAAAGATTGCGGGTCTTTTGATTTAGAAGAAGTAATTTCAATAATTGATCAAGCAATCTCACTCAAAGGCTTAAAAATAAAGAATTGA
- a CDS encoding NAD(P)H-quinone oxidoreductase subunit 4, which produces MEANLPLPIESQVTFPWLSLIVLLPATGALIMPLLPKGKEGDSTIARNLAIGFLLFDFLIIVGVFANLFNKQSNELQLVERLNWLPSIGLEWSLGVDGISAPLVVLSGLITLLSAIASWKINNKTRLYFALLLVQASAQALVFLSQDFLLFFLAWELELVPVYLLIAIWGGNRRLYAATKFILYTALASLLILISGLALALSGDIFTLNLTELAHKSPTGTFAILCYLGFLIGFGVKLPIFPLHTWLPDAHGEANAPVSMLLAGVLLKMGGYALLRFNVQILPDAHLKLAPALIIIGIVNIIYGALNAFAQDNVKRRIACSSVSHMGFVLLGIGAIDALGISGAMLQMISHGLIAAAMFFVTGSFYERTNTLSIPNMGGLAKVLPITFALFLISSLASLALPGMSGFVSEITVFLGITSQDGFTSIFRSITILLAAIGLVLTPIYLLSMCRRVFFGPRIPALAFTKEMSNRELSVGLSLLVPTLVIGFWPRVAIDLYESSTNALADVLLSHNVISITQSIQLS; this is translated from the coding sequence ATGGAGGCAAATTTGCCCCTTCCTATTGAAAGCCAAGTTACATTCCCATGGCTTTCTCTAATAGTCTTATTGCCAGCGACTGGGGCATTGATAATGCCTTTACTGCCAAAAGGAAAAGAAGGAGATTCAACAATTGCAAGAAACCTTGCTATAGGCTTTCTTCTTTTTGACTTCTTGATAATTGTTGGAGTATTTGCAAATTTATTCAATAAACAATCAAACGAACTTCAACTTGTTGAAAGACTTAATTGGCTGCCATCTATAGGACTTGAATGGTCTCTAGGAGTAGATGGCATTTCTGCTCCATTAGTTGTTTTAAGTGGTTTAATAACTCTTCTATCTGCAATAGCTAGTTGGAAAATCAATAATAAAACAAGACTATATTTTGCCTTATTGCTGGTTCAAGCATCTGCTCAGGCACTGGTTTTCTTATCGCAAGACTTTCTATTGTTTTTCCTTGCTTGGGAATTAGAACTTGTACCCGTTTATCTATTAATTGCCATCTGGGGAGGGAATAGACGTCTTTATGCAGCAACTAAATTTATTTTATATACAGCATTAGCCTCATTATTAATACTAATAAGTGGTTTAGCATTAGCTCTCTCAGGAGATATTTTTACTTTAAATTTAACAGAGCTTGCCCATAAATCCCCTACGGGTACATTCGCGATTCTTTGTTATTTGGGCTTTTTAATTGGGTTTGGAGTAAAGCTGCCAATATTTCCATTGCACACATGGCTTCCAGATGCTCATGGGGAAGCAAATGCTCCAGTCTCAATGCTTCTTGCGGGTGTTTTATTAAAAATGGGTGGATATGCACTATTGAGATTCAATGTGCAAATACTTCCTGACGCACATTTAAAACTTGCCCCAGCATTAATAATTATCGGGATTGTAAATATCATTTATGGAGCATTAAATGCATTTGCCCAAGACAATGTCAAACGTCGTATTGCTTGTAGCTCTGTAAGTCATATGGGCTTTGTTCTCCTTGGGATTGGCGCCATAGATGCTTTAGGAATTAGTGGAGCAATGCTGCAAATGATTAGCCATGGATTAATAGCAGCAGCTATGTTTTTTGTTACAGGTAGCTTTTACGAAAGAACAAATACTTTATCAATTCCAAACATGGGAGGTCTGGCAAAAGTCTTACCTATAACATTCGCTCTTTTCTTAATAAGCTCTCTAGCCTCATTAGCTCTTCCAGGCATGAGTGGATTTGTAAGTGAAATAACTGTATTTCTGGGTATAACAAGTCAAGATGGATTTACTTCTATATTCAGATCAATAACAATTTTACTTGCCGCCATTGGTCTAGTTCTTACACCAATTTATCTTTTATCAATGTGTCGAAGAGTGTTTTTTGGACCAAGGATTCCTGCTTTAGCTTTTACTAAAGAGATGTCTAATAGAGAGCTATCAGTAGGCTTGAGCCTATTAGTTCCAACTTTAGTTATTGGATTCTGGCCTAGAGTAGCAATTGACCTATATGAAAGTTCAACAAATGCTCTGGCTGATGTTCTTTTGAGCCATAATGTGATCTCAATAACTCAATCTATACAATTAAGTTGA